A stretch of Halodesulfovibrio sp. MK-HDV DNA encodes these proteins:
- a CDS encoding universal stress protein: MFKKILFATSASPACDNAAKVSFDLAQKNDAKLYTLHVLGVPSRGFSTTVTDLRSGEEETVDADYRDWVMEELTTTYAAQLADYEKTALELAVGVPATEILRFARKEGVDLIVMGANTRDDDPESARSRSIVGRTMEKVARLAKCPVLIVNRPCTTCWKLFSNIVYCTDFSPAADNAFEFARTTAEEIGAKLNIFHAFDMTSSKMGLFPSQSDIERQLESAQKKIDERYVSKLKDYDNYDVEIWEGTPYVEILKFAREKQADLIIMAHHTAEVPAEDAELGSTIEQVVVRSACPVASVSRA, from the coding sequence ATGTTTAAGAAAATTCTGTTCGCTACATCAGCTTCTCCCGCTTGCGATAACGCAGCCAAGGTTTCTTTTGATCTTGCACAAAAAAACGATGCTAAACTGTATACCCTGCATGTTCTCGGCGTTCCATCCCGAGGTTTCAGCACTACTGTAACCGACCTTCGCTCCGGCGAAGAGGAAACAGTTGATGCCGATTACCGTGACTGGGTAATGGAAGAATTAACTACAACATATGCGGCTCAATTGGCTGATTACGAAAAAACAGCACTGGAACTTGCCGTTGGCGTTCCTGCTACAGAAATCCTTCGCTTTGCACGCAAGGAAGGGGTTGATCTTATTGTTATGGGCGCAAACACCCGTGACGATGATCCAGAATCTGCCCGTTCCCGCTCTATTGTAGGCCGTACTATGGAAAAAGTAGCGCGTCTCGCCAAGTGCCCTGTGCTCATCGTAAACAGACCATGCACAACTTGCTGGAAACTCTTCTCCAATATCGTATACTGTACGGACTTTTCTCCTGCAGCAGATAATGCATTTGAGTTTGCACGCACAACCGCTGAGGAAATAGGCGCAAAGCTCAACATCTTCCACGCATTCGATATGACCAGCTCTAAAATGGGTCTGTTCCCGTCTCAAAGTGACATTGAACGTCAGCTCGAATCTGCACAGAAGAAAATTGACGAACGCTATGTTTCCAAACTGAAAGACTATGACAACTATGATGTAGAAATTTGGGAAGGCACCCCGTACGTTGAAATTCTTAAATTCGCACGGGAAAAACAAGCCGACCTTATCATCATGGCACACCATACTGCTGAAGTTCCAGCAGAAGACGCAGAACTTGGCAGCACCATTGAACAGGTTGTTGTCCGTTCCGCCTGCCCTGTCGCCAGCGTGTCGCGTGCATAG
- the tmcA gene encoding acidic tetraheme cytochrome c3 TmcA — protein sequence MNKVFTSILMVFALMLTVPVASAFAEGMPEGEMDVPQLAPFKYAPAAFDHDAHNEKAGLDDDCSACHHGSEDGKKVLEYDEELPCADCHTVKKQKGITPLRRAFHLQCITCHEQQNKGPVQCKACHQPLK from the coding sequence ATGAACAAAGTATTCACTTCGATACTGATGGTCTTTGCCCTCATGCTGACCGTTCCGGTAGCATCCGCATTTGCTGAAGGCATGCCGGAAGGTGAAATGGACGTACCGCAGCTTGCGCCGTTCAAATATGCACCTGCAGCATTTGACCACGATGCACATAACGAGAAAGCTGGCTTGGATGATGACTGCTCTGCATGTCACCACGGTAGTGAAGACGGCAAGAAAGTTCTTGAATATGATGAAGAACTTCCTTGTGCAGACTGCCACACCGTGAAAAAGCAAAAAGGAATCACACCATTACGCAGAGCCTTCCACTTACAGTGCATCACTTGTCACGAACAACAGAACAAAGGCCCTGTGCAGTGTAAAGCCTGCCATCAGCCTCTAAAATAG
- the tmcB gene encoding electron transfer complex ferredoxin TmcB, which translates to MSIQDRKIEDAGLSFGVSNLTTEKIQQTFKALIDNETGAKLKAFSESCMRCGMCAEACHFFVSHDNDPSYSPVGKVSATMTKLLAADGKVTPEDIYGMAQIAYTECNLCRRCVHYCPIGIDVAYIMTTIRRFCHQLGVTPQYLQDTANSHSATMNQMWVKDDEWVDSLFWQEDEAREEFPNIRIPMDKEGADFYYSVIAPEPKFRTQLIYQAAAIMNEAGCDWTMPSMPGWDNSDMCMYSGDFEMMGRLKRQHFELAQKLKVSRIVMGECGHAFRSIYDNGNRWLGWKDYPVPVVHSIEFFAELFEQGRIKLTHKIQEPVTIHDPCNIIRGYGLMDKLRYVAHQLCDNIVEMYPNREHNYCCSAGGGVINCGPPFKKVRVEGNLAKANQLKATGAKICIAPCHNCHGGLEDVIHHYDLGIQLKFLGDLIYELMEKPE; encoded by the coding sequence ATGAGTATTCAAGACAGAAAAATTGAGGATGCAGGTCTTTCCTTCGGTGTAAGTAATCTTACTACTGAGAAGATCCAGCAGACATTCAAAGCTCTCATTGATAATGAAACCGGTGCCAAGTTAAAAGCCTTCTCCGAAAGCTGCATGCGTTGCGGCATGTGTGCAGAGGCTTGCCACTTCTTCGTATCTCATGACAACGATCCTTCCTACTCTCCTGTAGGTAAGGTTTCTGCAACCATGACAAAGTTACTTGCCGCAGACGGCAAAGTAACTCCTGAAGATATCTACGGCATGGCACAGATTGCATACACTGAATGTAACTTGTGCCGCCGCTGTGTGCACTATTGTCCGATCGGTATTGACGTGGCCTACATTATGACCACCATCCGTCGGTTCTGCCACCAGCTTGGCGTAACACCACAGTACCTTCAGGATACCGCAAACTCTCACTCTGCGACCATGAACCAGATGTGGGTAAAAGATGACGAGTGGGTAGACAGCCTTTTCTGGCAGGAAGATGAAGCACGGGAAGAATTCCCGAATATTCGTATTCCAATGGATAAAGAAGGCGCTGACTTCTACTACTCCGTTATCGCACCGGAACCAAAATTCCGTACCCAACTCATCTATCAGGCTGCTGCTATCATGAACGAGGCTGGCTGTGACTGGACAATGCCGTCCATGCCGGGCTGGGATAACAGTGACATGTGCATGTACTCAGGCGACTTTGAAATGATGGGTCGCTTGAAACGTCAGCACTTTGAACTGGCGCAGAAGCTTAAAGTAAGCCGTATTGTTATGGGCGAATGTGGTCACGCATTCCGTTCTATTTACGATAACGGTAACCGCTGGCTTGGTTGGAAAGACTATCCGGTGCCTGTAGTACACTCAATTGAGTTCTTTGCAGAACTTTTTGAGCAGGGTCGCATCAAGCTTACCCACAAAATTCAGGAACCAGTTACCATCCATGACCCTTGTAACATCATCCGCGGCTACGGCCTTATGGATAAACTGCGTTATGTTGCTCACCAGCTGTGTGACAACATCGTAGAAATGTATCCAAACCGTGAGCACAACTACTGTTGTTCAGCAGGCGGTGGTGTTATTAACTGTGGCCCTCCATTCAAAAAGGTTCGTGTAGAAGGCAACCTTGCTAAAGCTAACCAGCTTAAAGCAACCGGCGCTAAAATCTGCATCGCACCGTGTCATAACTGCCACGGCGGCCTTGAAGATGTTATCCACCATTACGACCTAGGAATTCAACTGAAGTTCCTCGGCGACCTCATTTATGAGTTAATGGAAAAACCGGAATAA
- the tmcC gene encoding TmcC family electron transfer complex membrane anchor subunit codes for MNSLYNFAVGPLAWAAFIILAVTAVWRLWSMYSLAKQKDASSVAYMSWKFSFRSIFNWLIPYKSLGWKANPVLTAVTFVFHICFVVLVIFVTPHQILLENAFGITYPTLPTKAADVLTLIVIACCCYFVYRRLTNATVRFVTRTNDWISLGLVAAPFVTAILGSWSVGGEIMPLLHVLTAEALIVAIPFTRLAHILFALFTRAYIGSEFGGVRHCKDW; via the coding sequence ATGAACAGTCTCTACAATTTCGCTGTAGGACCGTTAGCATGGGCAGCCTTCATCATTTTGGCTGTAACCGCAGTGTGGCGCCTGTGGTCCATGTACTCCCTTGCTAAACAAAAAGATGCGTCATCTGTAGCTTACATGAGCTGGAAATTTAGTTTCCGCTCAATTTTCAACTGGCTTATTCCTTACAAATCACTTGGTTGGAAAGCAAATCCAGTTCTTACTGCAGTTACTTTTGTGTTTCATATTTGCTTTGTTGTTTTGGTTATTTTTGTAACTCCTCATCAGATTCTTTTGGAAAATGCGTTCGGTATCACCTACCCGACTCTACCAACTAAAGCTGCTGATGTGCTTACACTTATTGTTATCGCCTGTTGCTGTTACTTTGTGTACCGCCGCCTTACTAACGCGACTGTCCGCTTTGTTACCCGCACTAACGACTGGATTAGCCTTGGTCTTGTTGCGGCTCCTTTTGTTACAGCAATACTCGGTTCATGGAGCGTAGGCGGAGAAATTATGCCACTGCTGCACGTACTCACAGCAGAAGCTCTTATCGTTGCCATTCCGTTTACCCGTCTTGCTCACATCCTGTTCGCCCTGTTCACCAGAGCCTACATCGGATCTGAATTCGGCGGTGTCCGCCATTGTAAAGACTGGTAA